NNNNNNNNNNNNNNNNNNNNNNNNNNNNNNNNNNNNNNNNNNNNNNNNNNNNNNNNNNNNNNNNNNNNNNNNNNNNNNNNNNNNNNNNNNNNNNNNNNNNNNNNNNNNNNNNNNNNNNNNNNNNNNNNNNNNNNNNNNNNNNNNNNNNNNNNNNNNNNNNNNNNNNNNNNNNNNNNNNNNNNNNNNNNNNNNNNNNNNNNNNNNNNNNNNNNNNNNNNNNNNNNNNNNNNNNNNNNNNNNNNNNNNNNNNNNNNNNNNNNNNNNNNNNNNNNNNNNNNNNNNNNNNNNNNNNNNNNNNNNNNNNNNNNNNNNNNNNNNNNNNNNNNNNNNNNNNNNNNNNNNNNNNNNNNNNNNNNNNNNNNNNNNNNNNNNNNNNNNNNNNNNNNNNNNNNNNNNNNNNNNNNNNNNNNNNNNNNNNNNNNNNNNNNNNNNNNNNNNNNNNNNNNNNNNNNNNNNNNNNNNNNNNNNNNNNNNNNNNNNNNNNNNNNNNNNNNNNNNNNNNNNNNNNNNNNNNNNNNNNNNNNNNNNNNNNNNNNTTTTCACTCCATTTCATCATCCAAAACATTTCATCTTCTCTCAAAAATTTCAAATCGCTCTCCTCCGATTTTTTTATTTCAAGAAAGATGATTCGCGCATATACCAGCTGCAAATGCTCCTGCTAGTATAGCTAATCTTTTGGTAACTATTTTCTGTTCATTTGGCATTTTGATACGAGCAGGAGCATTTGCAGCTGGTATATGAGATTTAGTTACCGTCTTGGTATCTACAAATGCATCAGGTAGCTGGTTAGCTATACTCTGTAAATGCATAATTCGTCGAACTTCTAGTTCTGACTCTTTAGTGGGAGGATCAAGATATAACAATGATGGTACACTCCATTTTATATCACTTCCAACATTTTTGTTTTCTCCCCCTAGAACTGGGAATACATTTTCNNNNNNNNNNNNNNNNNNNNNNNNNNNNNNNNNNNNNNNNNNNNNNNNNNNNNNNNNNNNNNNNNNNNNNNNNNNNNNNNNNNNNNNNNNNNNNNNNNNNNNNNNNNNNNNNNNNNNNNNNNNNNNNNNNNNNNNNNNNNNNNNNNNNNNNNNNNNNNNNNNNNNNNNNNNNNNNNNNNNNNNNNNNNNNNNNNNNNNNNNNNNNNNNNNNNNNNNNNNNNNNNNNNNNNNNNNNNNNNNNNNNNNNNNNNNNNNNNNNNNNNNNNNNNNNNNNNNNNNNNNNNNNNNNNNNNNNNNNNNNNNNNNNNNNNNNNNNNNNNNNNNNNNNNNNNNNNNNNNNNNNNNNNNNNNNNNNNNNNNNNNNNNNNNNNNNNNNNNNNNNNNNNNNNNNNNNNNNNNNNNNNNNNNNNNNNNNNNNNNNNNNNNNNNNNNNNNNNNNNNNNNNNNNNNNNNNNNNNNNNNNNNNNNNNNNNNNNNNNNNNNNNNNNNNNNNNNNNNNNNNNNNNNNNNNNNNNNNNNNNNNNNNNNNNNNNNNNNNNNNNNNNNNNNNNNNNNNNNNNNNNNNNNNNNNNNNNNNNNNNNNNNNNNNNNNNNNNNNNNNNNNNNNNNNNNNNNNNNNNNNNNNNNNNNNNNNNNNNNNNNNNNNNNNNNNNNNNNNNNNNNNNNNNNNNNNNNNNNNNNNNNNNNNNNNNNNNNNNNNNNNNNNNNNNNNNNNNNNNNNNNNNNNNNNNNNNNNNNNNNNNNNNNNNNNNNNNNNNNNNNNNNNNNNNNNNNNNNNNNNNNNNNNNNNNNNNNNNNNNNNNNNNNNNNNNNNNNNNNNNNNNNNNNNNNNNNNNNNNNNNNNNNNNNNNNNNNNNNNNNNNNNNNNNNNNNNNNNNNNNNNNNNNNNNNNNNNNNNNNNNNNNNNNNNNNNNNNNNNNNNNNNNNNNNNNNNNNNNNNNNNNNNNNNNNNNNNNNNNNNNNNNNNNNNNNNNNNNNNNNNNNNNNNNNNNNNNNNNNNNNNNNNNNNNNNNNNNNNNNNNNNNNNNNNNNNNNNNNNNNNNNNNNNNNNNNNNNNNNNNNNNNNNNNNNNNNNNNNNNNNNNNNNNNNNNNNNNNNNNNNNNNNNNNNNNNNNNNNNNNNNNNNNNNNNNNNNNNNNNNNNNNNNNNNNNNNNNNNNNNNNNNNNNNNNNNNNNNNNNNNNNNNNNNNNNNNNNNNNNNNNNNNNNNNNNNNNNNNNNNNNNNNNNNNNNNNNNNNNNNNNNNNNNNNNNNNNNNNNNNNNNNNNNNNNNNNNNNNNNNNNNNNNNNNNNNNNNNNNNNNNNNNNNNNNNNNNNNNNNNNNNNNNNNNNNNNNNNNNNNNNNNNNNNNNNNNNNNNNNNNNNNNNNNNNNNNNNNNNNNNNNNNNNNNNNNNNNNNNNNNNNNNNNNNNNNNNNNNNNNNNNNNNNNNNNNNNNNNNNNNNNNNNNNNNNNNNNNNNNNNNNNNNNNNNNNNNNNNNNNNNNNNNNNNNNNNNNNNNNNNNNNNNNNNNNNNNNNNNNNNNNNNNNNNNNNNNNNNNNNNNNNNNNNNNNNNNNNNNNNNNNNNNNNNNNNNNNNNNNNNNNNNNNNNNNNNNNNNNNNNNNNNNNNNNNNNNNNNNNNNNNNNNNNNNNNNNNNNNNNNNNNNNNNNNNNNNNNNNNNNNNNNNNNNNNNNNNNNNNNNNNNNNNNNNNNNNNNNNNNNNNNNNNNNNNNNNNNNNNNNNNNNNNNNNNNNNNNNNNNNNNNNNNNNNNNNNNNNNNNNNNNNNNNNNNNNNNNNNNNNNNNNNNNNNNNNNNNNNNNNNNNNNNNNNNNNNNNNNNNNNNNNNNNNNNNNNNNNNNNNNNNNNNNNNNNNNNNNNNNNNNNNNNNNNNNNNNNNNNNNNNNNNNNNNNNNNNNNNNNNNNNNNNNNNNNNNNNNNNNNNNNNNNNNNNNNNNNNNNNNNNNNNNNNNNNNNNNNNNNNNNNNNNNNNNNNNNNNNNNNNNNNNNNNNNNNNNNNNNNNNNNNNNNNNNNNNNNNNNNNNNNNNNNNNNNNNNNNNNNNNNNNNNNNNNNNNNNNNNNNNNNNNNNNNNNNNNNNNNNNNNNNNNNNNNNNNNNNNNNNNNNNNNNNNNNNNNNNNNNNNNNNNNNNNNNNNNNNNNNNNNNNNNNNNNNNNNNNNNNNNNNNNNNNNNNNNNNNNNNNNNNNNNNNNNNNNNNNNNNNNNNNNNNNNNNNNNNNNNNNNNNNNNNNNNNNNNNNNNNNNNNNNNNNNNNNNNNNNNNNNNNNNNNNNNNNNNNNNNNNNNNNNNNNNNNNNNNNNNNNNNNNNNNNNNNNNNNNNNNNNNNNNNNNNNNNNNNNNNNNNNNNNNNNNNNNNNNNNNNNNNNNNAATCAAATCTATAAAATTTCATAAAAGTGAAAAATTATGACAATGAAATATTTATGTTATATGACAATAAATCATGCGACGGCTCAGCCGATCAATGCATAATATCAAATAAATTATACGGCGGCTCGGCCGACCAATTAATAACAAACACAATATAAGGCGGCTCGGCCGACCAATAAATAATAAACAGAATATAAGGCGGCTCGACCGACCAATAAATAAATTAAATTAATAGTAAATAATATAGGCGGTATTCCGGCCATTATAATATGATATAAATAATAGTAGAGGCGGTATACCGACCATTATAACATGGTATAAATGATACAAATAAATTTTACCGAATCGCAGAGTGATCGTGCTGATAACGTGTTATAAAAAAACTAGAATTTTATTGTATCGAGAAAATTTAAATAAGGGCAAAATTTTATACCCGTATGAGAAGATAACACTGATAATAAGAGAGGATGTGTTATTAGAAGGAGAAAGAATGGTGTGTTTATAATTGATCGAAACGATATATAAACAAATTTACTGTGCAAATAGTGCAACGGGCCCCACAACATAATGGATATTTTTGCCAGATGTATTTTTTTGGTGTTGGAATAATGTATAACCGCACACTTCTGTTTTGTGCAATGAATATATAACTAATTAGGCTCGGATTACAATTTAAAAGGAAAGTTCATAGGTCCAACAACTGTACAAAGATTTATTCAGACATCTTTCTTACACAATGCAACAACGTGGAGTAATCAAATCTCTGGGCTCACTCGTATGAACCCAAGAGACGCACAAAAACAAGAGTCTTCGAGTTTCATCGGTGAGCCCCAAAGAGAAACGTCTTTGCTTTGTTTACGGAGAGGAACACTTCTTAGAACCGTTCCATCCATCTGAGAAATACTGGCACAGTCCCTTGGCAATTGGCTGTGAAATATCCTTCTCTCTTCTATGTAGAACCCGCAGAAACTCTTCCACACTCAAATTCCCATCTCTATTCGAATCAAACACATGAAACGCAATCTCTATCACATTGTCTGACAATGATACTCCACATACCTGTTCAATTTATCGCACAAGTTCAATAAAATGCAAAAACTAAATTATGTATAGAGAAAGAACCATTAGATGTTGAGGAAGTCACCTGTGAGGCGGCTCTTTTGAAATCTTTCATTGTAAGTAAACCATTGGCTTTGCCATAAGCGAAAAGCGCTAGAGAAAACGGCCCAAGTTTACTGCGTAGCTCAGCAAACTGTTTGAATTCTTTTAACGAGATACGGACGTCCTGGAGATGCGCGTGTTTGCTCAAATCCTCCACTCGATCAAGCAGCTTGCCCAAATGGCTTGCATCAGCCGCAGCCACCATAGACAATGCAAAATCTTTGGCTGATATAGTTCCTCTTCGTTTATAGTCATAATGTGCAAACTCCAGCCTCAGCATCTACACATCAAGATAAAAAGGTCTTTCTCAGTAAAACACCAATGTTGATCCCTCTTTCTACAGCAAATAATGGAACATGTCTTGTACTCTACTATCTTAAGCTGCCTATCTTTAGAAAACCCTTAGCTTGTAGCTATCACAAGACCTTCGTTCTTACTTGGCATATAAATTACAGGGACAGTTCACGAGTACACCAAGAGAAAGATAATCAAAGTATTAATAGTTACTTACTTCTTCAGTTAGATCTTTCAAAAACTGAGTGAATTTATCGTGTTTAAGTTTGTCACTGCCATCTTTCCCAAAGAAGTATTCAACCAAGCCACCATCCTCGACAGAGCCAGACATATTTAACCCTGCTCGAAGGCCATCTCTGTGGCCAATGCCTTGTCTATGCTGAGATCTCATCAGACTCATCACTGTCTTAAACTCTTCCTTGTCAATCTCACTAAAACAAAATATCTTTAATCAGAAGCATCTCAATGAAAGAAAAGCTACAAAGGATAGAAAGCACTGACCAGAGTTGTTTAACATGACTCAGAGCGTAAACTCATAAAGAGACTTCCAAAGATTCCCCACACAATATGGAGCAGGAAAAAAATGAAAGTTACCAAAAGGAGGATTGAACTAATTACAAATTAGAAAGACTACTCACCCGTTGTTGTCGGTATCAAACATTTTGAAGGCCACGGCGAAGCTTGATTCAGGGATGCTGAGTAATGTCACAAAGAAGATATACCTGTTCCCAAACAACCAATCAATTTCAATTTCAATTTCAAAACAATAGAGGATGAATGGTTTGTTTGGTTAAGAAAACTCACTCTTTGAAGGAGATGAGACCATCGTTGTCGACGTCAAAGAGCATGAAGAACTCGGACGGAGAGCATCTAAGCTCACCGGGATTCCTCTCCCCAGTCAAATATCCTTCTCTCACGAGATGAGATTCTGATGGAGGAAACACAGGCACAATCGCTCTCATCAAATCCGCAGGTTTCATCAGCAATTCTCCTTTTGATGTACGAACAGATGCGAAGTACTCGAAAACCTAAATTACCATTAATAACAAACCTAATCAAAATCGTGTTTGTTTCTATCGCCTAAGCATAGAAAGCTTTTTAACGCACCTTTTCAGGAGGACTCTGTAATCTCAAACGCTTCTCGTAATTGAAGAAGATCTTCCTTCTATACGCATCTGCTTTTTCAAGAACCGAATTAATTAACTTGAGGAATTTTTTTTAAAAAAAATGGAATCAATGAGTTAGAAGCGTCGCTGCTGACCTCCGAAGATGAAGCGAGAGCTGTAACCAGGCAATGCCAATTTCGGGATGAACGATCTCGATCTCGATCTCGGTTTCAGATCGCCGTCAGAAACAGAGGCCGATGAAGAATCAGCTAATGACATTAAATTAAATCCACCGAACAGACCAGAAGTTGAGTCAGAATCGGAGGACCAGTACAGAAACCCTAAGCCGGAGCCAGCTGCTATCCCGGAGATCCATTTAGCGAGAGAGCCGCCATGGATGGCGCGATTCGACGGAGCTGGGGTGGGGGAGGATTCCGGGAAGGAAGATGAGAGTCCATGGATCTTCCTGAGTCGTTGGATGAGAGGGAGAGATCGGGAAACGGACGGTAGAGATGAGAGTGCTTTCGAGTGAGATAAGGCGGGCATGATGATGATCTGTTTTTTTTTGTTTTTTTCAGATCCAGCGAATAGGATTCGTAGCTCTTAATACTTCCCATAAAGACTATATTTATAGATTCCAAGACTCGAAAACGCGTTTGTTTTTTAAGTTTGGGTCTGGTATGCAACAACCGACGTCGTTTTGTAAATTGTGAGAATCCTTTCTAAATTTAGATCTTTTGATTTTTTAGATTTCTCAGATTTTAGAAAACCATAAACTAAAAAAGCTTAAAAGCCTCAGTATAATTTTGTATCAAAAAACTCATCATGAGACAAAACATAACAAGTTATAATCTCGCTCTACATTGTAGATAATACAACAACTTGAAACTGATAAAAAAAATTGTTTGCTTAACAGTAATACTATGTTCTATCTCTAGAAACCAGCAGCATGAGTAGCAATACTATGTTCTATCCCCCTAGAAACCAGCATGAGCGAACAGGTTGTGAGTCATTGCTTTATGAGTCATCGCTCAACGGTTGTGCTTCTTTATGGTGGGGAACCGATCTGCCCACCGAGAGTATCCTGTTTCATAATCATCATAATGTTACAATCAGAGGAAAGCGAAAACTAATGCTTCTTCTAATCAGTAAACAATGAAGCATTGGATAAAAAGTGATCTGCAATGGGAAGGATATCGAAACCAAACCTGCTGCTATGATCTCAAGAAGATCGGCTGTATCTGACGTACCCTGCAACAATAGTGGTTATGCATCATCAGTCATCAAAGAATCATAAAATGAGAGTTTTAACAAGAGACTACATCGAGTACAGGACACATCACATACCTGGCCCGATGAGGGTAAGCTTCTTGCAATGATCCGGCCCAGACTATCCAAGGAGCCACCATCGAAACCAGGTTGCTTGAGTAGCGCATCTTCTGATGTGAAATCGAAGATCAGGGAACAGATGCTCGCAGCCATCATCACTACGGATGGATCCTTAGTACCATCTGTAACTAAAAAGGAAGAAGGAAATTCACAAGTCAGAGATATTTAGAAACACTCTTATCATCAACATGCTTAAGCAAAACATAAACAATGAAGCTTTTGATCTAAAGATTAGAACTACCTGCCCAACACGCCAAGGCTTTCAGTAGCCCGGTAAATGTAGACATTTCTGGTGAAAATCTGATTGGCTCCCTCTGTTTTCAACATTTACAAGTGTGATTATCATCTGAATAAGGGATGTGGAAAAATGTAATCAGGTCTTATCTTAGGGAGACAAGGGTACCTTCAAAAGGATGTTCATGACTGTATCACAAGCCAAGAAGATGCTTCCATTGTCCTCACCATTCTGACCATCGGACTGGATCAGTTTTACCAGGCATTCCACAACCTGTATCAAAGAAATATTAGAGAATTCCATATGAGATTATAAACAATAGAATCACCACTCTGAAACATATTTAGGTCAAGCAGGCAGAAAGATAGTGGATTTCATCAAGCATAATGTCAAGTGTCAACAGGCATCGGTGTAAGAAAATATATAAACCGTAGTTACTCACTGCTACATAGCCTCCTGAAGAAGCCAAGAGTCTACATCCTTCATCCTTCATTGTTATTTGGCAAAGCATTGGGAGCAAGAAGCAAGTGGACAAAAAGGGCCTGTCCAAACAAAAATAGTCAGACCAAGTTGTCTTGAGAGGCAATAAGTTAACAGCGTTGTAATAGAGAGTTTTAGGGCCAAACAAACCTGGACTCCTCTTCGCCCTCAACTGAAAGCATATAGTCCAGAAGATCTTGGACCTGCTCTTTGCATGCGTCAGGAGTTTCAGCGAGATAACTGTTGAAACACAAAAAAAACTTTAGTGAATGCTAGCGTGATGGAGATTGTTCTTGCATAAAGAGTACTCAGATTTCAATAAAGCAGCAAATAACAATCACATGAGCAGAAAACTTACCAATCTAGAATGTAAATTATTTGACAGAAAAAGGGAGATTTAAGAAGCAAAAGAACGGTAATGTTTCAGAACAACGACTGTTTATATGTACCTTCCAATCACTCGCACAGATGCAAGAAGATCATTTCCTCTCTTCTTTCCATGTTCCTGTATGAAACAGAACTATCATTACAACAATTTCAACACACAAAAAGACAGAGACAAGGAGTTCCGTGTTATCAGATATATACCTTTGCATCTTTCAGATACTCGAGCACAACTTTTACTGTCTCGTCAAGCGTCTTAATCACCTTGAGGAAAACGGCTTCATCACTTAGAGTACCTGGCGAAATCAATATGTAAATTCCAGAACTTTAATACTGGAAAATGGCTAACATCATTATGCCATCTGACGAGCCAATATTTTTCAGAAATAACAGCTAAAAGATAGACGGACGTTCAGAAAATAATGTCTTTGAACATATACATAAAATAACGGAAAGGTTTATAGAAAAGGGGTCGTATAGGACAGAAAAATAATAGATATGATACATTTATAAGACAGGATCATATGTAATACCTTCATTTTCACCAACGGTTGATATATACTTGATGATCTTTTCTACCAAAGAAAATGCGATAGCCAGATAACGTTGCTTCAAGAGATGTTCTTCAACAGTTGAACTAGGAGCTTCATATTTCATGTATGCGAGCTCGTTTGATAAAACAGAAATCTCAACATGTGATGA
This sequence is a window from Brassica oleracea var. oleracea cultivar TO1000 chromosome C1, BOL, whole genome shotgun sequence. Protein-coding genes within it:
- the LOC106312805 gene encoding calcium uptake protein 1 homolog, mitochondrial isoform X1, with translation MPALSHSKALSSLPSVSRSLPLIQRLRKIHGLSSSFPESSPTPAPSNRAIHGGSLAKWISGIAAGSGLGFLYWSSDSDSTSGLFGGFNLMSLADSSSASVSDGDLKPRSRSRSFIPKLALPGYSSRFIFGDAYRRKIFFNYEKRLRLQSPPEKVFEYFASVRTSKGELLMKPADLMRAIVPVFPPSESHLVREGYLTGERNPGELRCSPSEFFMLFDVDNDGLISFKEYIFFVTLLSIPESSFAVAFKMFDTDNNGEIDKEEFKTVMSLMRSQHRQGIGHRDGLRAGLNMSGSVEDGGLVEYFFGKDGSDKLKHDKFTQFLKDLTEEMLRLEFAHYDYKRRGTISAKDFALSMVAAADASHLGKLLDRVEDLSKHAHLQDVRISLKEFKQFAELRSKLGPFSLALFAYGKANGLLTMKDFKRAASQVCGVSLSDNVIEIAFHVFDSNRDGNLSVEEFLRVLHRREKDISQPIAKGLCQYFSDGWNGSKKCSSP
- the LOC106312805 gene encoding calcium uptake protein 1 homolog, mitochondrial isoform X2 encodes the protein MPALSHSKALSSLPSVSRSLPLIQRLRKIHGLSSSFPESSPTPAPSNRAIHGGSLAKWISGIAAGSGLGFLYWSSDSDSTSGLFGGFNLMSLADSSSASVSDGDLKPRSRSRSFIPKLALPGYSSRFIFGDAYRRKIFFNYEKRLRLQSPPEKVFEYFASVRTSKGELLMKPADLMRAIVPVFPPSESHLVREGYLTGERNPGELRCSPSEFFMLFDVDNDGLISFKEYIFFVTLLSIPESSFAVAFKMFDTDNNGEIDKEEFKTVMSLMRSQHRQGIGHRDGLRAGLNMSGSVEDGGLVEYFFGKDGSDKLKHDKFTQFLKDLTEEMLRLEFAHYDYKRRGTISAKDFALSMVAAADASHLGKLLDRVEDLSKHAHLQDVRISLKEFKQFAELRSKLGPFSLALFAYGKANGLLTMKDFKRAASQREGYFTANCQGTVPVFLRWMERF
- the LOC106324970 gene encoding neurochondrin isoform X2, which translates into the protein MAETQEERSPSLDDCLKLLKGERDEQRLAGLLLVTKFCKNDDLVSLKKVYEAVGIHFLDRLLRTGSGDGGENRDVYLRLSVTVLAAFCRVPEIASSVDMVSRVPLILEIMSKRPATNILEECYELLYLVSTACEAGVMALVNSGGLRVIAPQMSDLPDGSHAMEVAIKILQLLVTKLSSESMNIERFFELSLVVAAVARQFAVLHNALKFEALHLLSAIFCSDYSALLHEPLRSMPDSNWADYMRTGVVSILQNRVAPSEKLHALILAESMMSILGEKWLIGRVKLPSVEDYLPADRCLLLVLESSHVEISVLSNELAYMKYEAPSSTVEEHLLKQRYLAIAFSLVEKIIKYISTVGENEGTLSDEAVFLKVIKTLDETVKVVLEYLKDAKEHGKKRGNDLLASVRVIGSYLAETPDACKEQVQDLLDYMLSVEGEEESRPFLSTCFLLPMLCQITMKDEGCRLLASSGGYVAVVECLVKLIQSDGQNGEDNGSIFLACDTVMNILLKREPIRFSPEMSTFTGLLKALACWADGTKDPSVVMMAASICSLIFDFTSEDALLKQPGFDGGSLDSLGRIIARSLPSSGQGTSDTADLLEIIAAGYSRWADRFPTIKKHNR
- the LOC106324970 gene encoding neurochondrin isoform X1, with product MAETQEERSPSLDDCLKLLKGERDEQRLAGLLLVTKFCKNDDLVSLKKVYEAVGIHFLDRLLRTGSGDGGENRDVYLRLSVTVLAAFCRVPEIASSVDMVSRVPLILEIMSKRPATNILEECYELLYLVSTACEAGVMALVNSGGLRVIAPQMSDLPDGSHAMEVAIKILQLLVTKLSSESMNIERFFELSLVVAAVARQFAVLHNALKFEALHLLSAIFCSDYSALLHEPLRSMPDSNWADYMRTGVVSILQNRVAPSEKLHALILAESMMSILGEKWLIGRVKLPSVEDYLPADRCLLLVLESSHVEISVLSNELAYMKYEAPSSTVEEHLLKQRYLAIAFSLVEKIIKYISTVGENEGTLSDEAVFLKVIKTLDETVKVVLEYLKDAKEHGKKRGNDLLASVRVIGSYLAETPDACKEQVQDLLDYMLSVEGEEESRPFLSTCFLLPMLCQITMKDEGCRLLASSGGYVAVVECLVKLIQSDGQNGEDNGSIFLACDTVMNILLKREPIRFSPEMSTFTGLLKALACWAVTDGTKDPSVVMMAASICSLIFDFTSEDALLKQPGFDGGSLDSLGRIIARSLPSSGQGTSDTADLLEIIAAGYSRWADRFPTIKKHNR